The following proteins come from a genomic window of Synechococcus sp. BIOS-E4-1:
- the ftsZ gene encoding cell division protein FtsZ → MEMVSGQMSPSPDSAGILPSQSARIEVIGVGGGGSNAVNRMIQSDLEGVAYRVLNTDAQALLQSSSEHRVQLGQTLTRGLGAGGNPSIGQKAAEESRADLQQALQGADLVFIAAGMGGGTGTGAAPVVAEVAKESGALTVGIVTKPFSFEGRRRMRQADEGIARLAEHVDTLIVIPNDRLRDAIGSAPLQEAFRSADDVLRMGVKGITDIITCPGLVNVDFADVRSVMTEAGTALLGIGVGSGRSRAIEAAQTAINSPLLEAARIDGAKGCVINISGGRDMTLEDMTSASEVIYDVVDPEANIIVGAVVDERLEGEIHVTVIATGFENGQPYRTERSVPRAATSAFSSAESQDAGARIPEFLRQRQQHQDGGKDS, encoded by the coding sequence AGCAGGAATTCTTCCCTCTCAATCCGCGCGAATTGAAGTCATCGGCGTTGGTGGCGGTGGCAGCAATGCTGTGAACCGCATGATTCAAAGCGACCTCGAAGGAGTTGCTTACAGAGTTCTTAACACTGATGCGCAGGCGTTGCTGCAATCTTCATCAGAACATCGCGTTCAGCTTGGCCAGACCCTGACCCGTGGCCTCGGGGCCGGCGGTAATCCCAGCATCGGCCAGAAAGCAGCTGAAGAATCCCGCGCTGACCTGCAGCAGGCACTTCAGGGTGCTGATCTGGTCTTCATTGCCGCTGGCATGGGGGGGGGCACTGGAACCGGTGCAGCACCCGTGGTGGCTGAAGTCGCCAAGGAAAGCGGCGCCCTCACCGTTGGCATCGTGACCAAGCCCTTCAGCTTTGAAGGACGTCGTCGCATGCGCCAGGCCGATGAAGGCATCGCCCGGCTGGCTGAGCATGTGGACACGCTGATCGTGATTCCCAACGACCGTCTGCGCGATGCCATCGGCAGTGCCCCTCTTCAGGAAGCCTTCCGCAGTGCTGACGATGTTCTGCGCATGGGCGTGAAGGGCATCACCGACATCATCACCTGTCCAGGACTGGTGAATGTTGACTTCGCTGATGTGCGCTCGGTGATGACTGAAGCAGGCACCGCCCTGCTTGGCATCGGCGTCGGATCCGGCCGTTCCCGCGCGATCGAAGCCGCCCAGACGGCGATCAACAGTCCTCTTCTTGAGGCTGCCCGGATCGATGGTGCCAAGGGTTGTGTGATCAATATCAGCGGCGGCCGCGACATGACCCTTGAGGACATGACCAGCGCCTCAGAAGTGATTTACGACGTTGTGGATCCCGAGGCCAACATCATTGTTGGCGCCGTGGTGGATGAACGTCTCGAAGGGGAGATTCACGTGACGGTGATTGCCACAGGCTTTGAGAACGGCCAGCCCTATCGCACCGAGAGAAGCGTTCCGCGCGCAGCAACATCGGCCTTCAGCTCTGCCGAATCTCAGGATGCCGGTGCGCGCATCCCCGAATTCCTAAGACAGCGTCAACAGCACCAGGATGGCGGGAAGGACAGCTGA